CTCTAGCCTGGCTCTGTTTCATGGTGCCAAAGGGCACTGTGCACCAGGTCAGTGAAATACTGGAGCCTTACCTTCCTAGGCTCTGAGATCAACGGTACTGCAGCATGCTGCCTGCGcaaaggacataccaagtggaataataattaccagagtaatgtgaatAGAACTTAAACCAACACAAGTGGCATTATGGCCTTctcccatggagagagaacatgtatggtattgcaaacctggagcttagaccTATTagctgcagctcaaagagaaaattatacatcgattagtattaagtattttacctatatgcctgatgattatcttttctattctagatcatatgcagaggaatACTGAACATGCTAAAAATCCAGATAAATTCATTTCCTAAGcagttaatgaatgtgcctacaacaacacgcagcaaatggacacagagaacagacaactggggcagggaagggaagagaaataaaataaatctaaataaataagataaaggaatggttCTCTTAAGTATTATTTTTACTTCCTAGCCATATGCTTATCTTTTTGTTacctatactgtctttgtgagtttatgcctagggcagtgcctctcttcatacctccCCTAGCTGTCTTAAGCATAACCACTGttgtgggaactggggttggcagtttatacacAATCCCAGCAAGTCTAACACAATCTCCCTTCCTAGAGTTTagcaacagcataaaagaactcaaggaagaacgCTGTTTCCAATCAATTTTGGGACGATACAGCCTCTGAAGGTACCTGGCTTTTCTCACTTTCATGGTCCAACGTGTCAtagctggccccctttttgggcctGCTTACCACTGTCTTTATCCTTCAAAATTCtcatttcttacagaatcaaagCCTTATAAGTCATGTGGGGATTTTGTCCAGTCCAACCAGGGTGCgagacccatcttccctcaactccaagagggttttataccttgtcaggtagaACCTACTCCCCCtaaacagcaggaagtagctacagaagaatgaccctTTGGcgcccccttaagaataagggtgtaaactctgaggggggagttgaggcagggtagtagtatagtgaaagggggaaggcagtTGAGGCCAGCAGACAGATGGCCAACAAACCACGTGGCCATGAGATCCTGCCCAGCAACACCTGATGAATCATGCAAGACCCCTGCCATGAGAACCTCATTTGGAACAAGAATCCCATTTGAGGTCAAGGTTCAGCCCCAGAAGCTCTCAAAAGCCCtcaccagggaaacggacttggcccagtggttagggcgtccgtctaccacatgggaggtccacggttcaaaccccgggcctccttgacccatgtggagctggcccatgtgcagtgctgatgcgcgcaaggagtgccctgccacgcaggggtgtcccccgcataggggagccccatgcgcaaggagtgcgccccgtaaggagagccgcccagcgcgaaagaaagtgcagcctgcccaggaatggcaccgcccacacttcccgtgctgctgacaacaacagaagtggacaaaaaaacaagatgcagcaaacagacacagagaacagacaaccgagggaggggggaattaaataaataaataaatctttttttaaaaaaaaaaaaagccctcaccattggcccctgagaactgacaggtggggtGACCAATtggaacagcaaacagctggggctccGCCCCCAACataaagggggaggaggaaagactttaaaaggcCTGACCCGGGGCCCAACATGCCTGCCTCATTCTGCAGCGTGTCCATGGTCCACACCTTggactgtgtacttttctcattttgtttcttaataaactctttactcccttgcctaccctatggcatgtccttaaattattttatgtgacataagccaagaaactagaagcccagaacccagagtttTCCACTAGCAAAGCTACATACcctaagaattgaaagcagaaactcaAAACAGATATttccacactgatgttcacagcaactCTATTCAGACTAgccaaaagatgaatggataagcaaaatgtaaaatggaatattaaccataaaatggaaagaagttctgataaatgcaacatggatgaaccttgaacacatcacattgagtgaaagaagccagacacaaaaggacaaatattgcaaatgttgtatgatatcacttatatgaaataaataaaatatgcaaattcgGAGTCAGAATACCAGTTTCCTGGAGGCAGGTGTGAGGGTGGGGAATGAGGACTTAATGCTAAGTGGGGACAGAGTTTCTGGTTGTGGTGATGGAAACATCCTGGCAATGGAGGGTGTTGATGGTAACCCAACACTATGAATGTCAGTAATGTCACAGAATTGTATACTttcaagtggttaaaatgggaaattttatgttacaataaaatttttaaaaacagggaagtaaggagatgtggctcaaaagactgggcttctgcctaccacatgggaggtcctgggtttggttcccagcgcctcctaaagaagacagcgagctggtgtgatgggcaggcacagcatgctgacgtaacaagatgatgcaacaagagaaacaagaagaaaaacataataagagacacaacaaagcagggaacagaggtggctcaagagattgggctcccatctaccatacacagggtcccaggtttggttcccggggcctcctggtgaaggcaagctggcctgcatggagagctgacacaacaagatgacgcaacaaaaaagagacacagaggagagacagtgagagacacaacaaaccagggcgctaaggtggctcaagcaattgagtgcctctctcccacattggaaggttctgggattggttcccaggcctcctaaagaaaaaacaagaaaagaagacaaacaaacacagaacaacacgcagtgaatggacacaaagagcacacagcgagTGTAAGCGGTGGGGTAGGGgggtaaacaaataaaataaatcttaaaaaaaaaaaccatagggaaatgggtgtggctcaagcagctgagtgtccacctaccatatgggaggtccggggcttggttcccagtgcctcctaaaaaagacgagcaagacagagagcagacatagTGAACTGATGCCacgagatgatgcagcaagatgatatacTGAAGAGACACAGCGAGGAAACACGAAAGATATAACAGGCagagagcagaggtagctcaaagGTACCACACTTATACAAAATGTTAACAGGGAAACCTGCATGTGAGAGGGGTAGTAAATGGCAATTCTGTACTTTATCTGTAAACCCACAAGTGCTCTAAACAAAACCAAACTACCATGTCTCAGGCTAAACACTTTACATGAACACTgtataaacaagaaaacagagacatAGAGGGGCTAAATAATTTGTTCAAGGCTACCCAGCATGATATAAAACAAGGAGATGAAAACTATCTGCAGCTATCACAGGGGACTGACTCCCCAGTGCCCCTTCCTCACTAATCCCAGAACCAGGGAAAGAGCAAAGAGTTAACGTGAGTTTGTCATTCAGAGAAGTTTAGATTTCAACCAAAAGTGACAGATTAATATAAGCTCTGTCTTCTGCTCTCATCTATGTGGAGTGAAACCAGCTTGGCTCCTTTGAGCCTCTCCCACACTGTGTTCCTGGGCAGATGTTGCCCAGCTGGCAAGATTTGGCTTCATGCAGCCAAACCTGAACTCTGAATCTCCTGAGGCCAATGAAGAGAGGAGGTCAGAGCTGGCAACTCTTGGGCTCACGTTTTTACAGAGTCACAAATGCCAGTCCTCCTTAGAACAATGTTTCCAAACCACCACTCTGGCTCAAAGTAAAGCCATCCCGGCTGGCCTTCGTAATTTGTAACATCCTGACGTTCTTTCACTCCTCTCTGACAAATTTTTACTGCTAGGATGGAGGGGATGGGAACTCCTGGAAAGTAAGAGAGAAGTGGCTACTGCATTCAAAGAACTTGTAAGGGTTTAGCATAGGTGGTTGGTGAAAGGAAGAAAGGTCCCAGTACAGACTGTGACACAATCTGGGTCTCTACAATCAATTTCTACTTGCAGGAGATGCCAAGAACCCTCCTGGACAAGACAGGAAAAGTCTGACCCAGTAACAAAGTCTTTATGAGAAATGATTCTAAAAAAGGGCAGTGGCTTTCTAAAAACACTATACTTGAAATGTTATTCTGCCTTAGGAAGGAACGCCATTCTGAGGCCTCCTGAAATCATTACGCTGAGTAAAATAAGCTGGGCCAGATGTTGTTGTAGGATGTCACTTAAAGGCGGTATCTAGAAATAGGAAATTCTCAGTGACAGTACAGATTAGCAGTTACAAAAGGATGGACAAGTTTTTCCTTGGTGGGTaaagtgtttgtaaataaaaattaattgaaaatggaagaaaattctatTCTGATCCAAACCCCCAGGACTTGTTATCTCTGAGAGGGTAGCCAAAAATAGCTGAGTAGCTTCATTAAAAGTATAAGGCACCAGGGCACAAACAATGGGCTGTGTGACCActttaaaaaatacctaaaacatgggaagcggctgtagctcaatcagttgggctcccatctaccatatgggaggccctgggttcgcatcccgggggctccttgtgaaggcaggctagcCCCCACGCTGCAGAGAGCCCCCGGCCCGGTGCCACGGAGTGCCCCCCGGGGCTGCAAGCACGGCAGAGAgcccactcagcaaggtgacccaacaaaagggagacaagcaaaaaggGAGAAGGGCACGCAGccgcaagcaagccgcaaggggagaggggaaataaataaaaataaatacaaacacagaagaatgtacagcgaactgacagagagagcagacagcaagcaagccacaaggcgggaggggaaaaaataaataaatacaaacacagaagaacgcacagtgaatggacacagaaagcagacagcaagcaaagagCCGCAAGGGAAAAGGGGAATACCTAAAACACACAGAGGGAAGAAAATCGTTATCTACCACCCCTTCACCTCGGTCACACCCGGGAATGGAATGCTTTGACTCCAGCAAAAGGTAAAGAGGCCAGGGCTACACCAAGTGTCCAGAAGAAGTTTCCTTCCCGTGTACCCTTGTCCCTAGAATTCCTCAAGATCTGAAAGACTTCAGAGGTCCTTATTAAAATGCTCATCACTACAAcaacctttaaaaaatgttttgccaGCAAGCTGAATGCAAATCTCATCAGATTCCAGATACGTGGGGGACAAGGAGGGGTGGAAGAGgccaaagagacagaaaaaagccTGGCTCGGCTGCTCAAGACAAGATTTGCTGAGTTTTTGGCGGGTCCTATTCAAAACCAACGAGCAGTCTCTCCGAGAGCGGGTCTTCCCCGGCGCCCTTCGGTCGGGGATCACCCTGGAGAGGCGCTCACCTTCCGCCTTGCGCCGTCCCCCGTCCCCTTACCTCGGTGGGGTCAGCGGGGACTAAGACGATCCCTTCGTTCTTCCCGGGATCACCATCGCACACTTTCTCTAGGAAGGCAGAGACAGGGGAAGTATTCGGACAGCGTCTTTTTCTCCCCACGACCTCTTCGCGAGCGCTATCGCGACCGAGGGGAAAAGGAAGGAGTGCGCGGAACCAGCCAAGCCTCGTCTCTTCCCGCCCCCTCAACTGCTTTCCTTCCTAGGCTTCCCCACTGGGCTCACCCCTGCCCCCCGAGGCGCCGCGACCCCCCGCGACGCCCAGGGCGCCGCACGCGCCTCAGGCCCGCCCGGGCCGCACCGCGGAGCCGGCGCGCTCCGCCCCTTCCCGCGGGCGCGCCCCACCTGCCGGGCCCCCACACGTGGTCCCGCCGCCGgcccgccgcggccccgcccgcGCCACCATGTTGGTGGAGGGCGGCCCGGCGCGGAGGTGAAGACGCGCCGCCGGGGAAGCCGGGGCCGCCGGGCCGGCAGTCGGCTCCGGGGAAGGCCCGCGCCGACGCCGGGGAGGAGAAGGCGCCCCGCGCCGGCCTCGCCTCGCCGCCTCCCGGGACGTGGTCCTGACGCGCCGGGGGGCGGAGCCGTCGCGGGGAGATCACGCGAGCGGCGCCCAAGGACGGAGGGAGTGGAAAATGGCGCCCCGGGGACCCCGCGGCCTGGCCCGCCGGCCGCCTTGGGCGGCCGCCCTGCTCCTCGCGCTGGGCGCGGCAAGGGCTCTGGCGCTCCCCGAGGTACAGAAGCCAATCGGAGGTCGGGCCGCAGCCGAGTCGCCGGCTCGCCGGGGTGGCGCGCTCGCCGCCCGCGCCTCCAATTtggtccccgaggcctcctccccGCCCCGGCCTCCCGCTCCCGCCCGGCCGCGTCCGGCTCCCGGGGACTCACGCCGCTCCGGCCTTCCGGCGCCCCAGCCCCGCTGCAGCTCAGGAACCTTTGAAATTTGACCTCGCTCCTTACTCTTTAAATAACTTTAAATTATCCTTTCAAAACACACGAGCCTTGCGGCTCTTTGATAAGCGCTCCACGCCAGAGTGCCGTGCCTCGTGGGACGGCACGACCGTGCATTTTGTAACGTTTGATGGGTTTTTTGTGTACCTGCCGGCCCTTTCCCACCGGGCCAAACCGGAGCTGTCAGGCTGAGAAGTCACTGGAAGGTGCATAGTAAGTAGGTTCGGATCGTGGGTTCTCCAAGATGAGGGCCTTCCCTGGAAGTGGGCTGGTGCCGAAAGGTTGTCAGGCGCCGGGTTGGTTCCAGGCTGCAGTGGGGGAAATGCATCCCCCAGTCTAACCAGAGAGAGAGGGGGGACTCGAGCCCCTTCCCTGGCCTGGACTGGAGAGCAGAGTCCCGCAGAGGTGGCCGTTCGTTCTTGATCTCCGTTTGTTCTCTTGGCTTCTTTTTCTGGAGTCCTAATCGGTTTCTCCCTTCTGCAGATATGCATCCAGTGCCCAGGGAGTGTGCAAAATTCGTCTGAAGTGGCCCTTTATTGTAAGAAGACACCGGTGCTGATGCTGCGTGCCCGCTGCTGCCTGAATCAGAAGGGCGCCATCTTGGGGTGAGGGAAGAGAAGGCATCCCTGGAGAACGGGCTCTAGAAGACTTGCCTGATAAGTGGGCTTTGGGCACAAACCATAGACATTGGTGCTTGAAGGCCGCTAAACCACGACTCTCAGACTTTTAAATTTGTATAGCATTTTTGGCTAGGTAAACCGTAGAGTTCCTTTTGGTcgaaactgcaaaaaaaaaaagtcataatttttgtctttttttgttttttaatcaacaAAAAGCTTTGTATGACCTTGGTTCCTTTCTCATCAAGTTTCTGAGTTATTTACTGTGTGTTCCATGAAATGCCCCTTTTTTTCCCAAGACTAATATTTTAATGGCCTTCAAGACTACACTAATACggtttttcttcctccttttctgaTTTAGTCATGTTTGTCTTTGAGGCAAATTCCTCTTCCTGTCCCCTTATAGGTTCCTCAGATTCACTCCTGCCCCaattaaacattttctcttgAGTGTTCCACCCTCACTTCAAACTCAAAATGTCATCTTActcacattttcctctttccttaatCACATAAATAAATCTCTAGATTAAGCTTTCCAaaaaccattttcccccttcatCATTCTCTAGTTTTAAACCTTATTTATCTATAACTATGTTGCCCTCAGGATGAAGTTCAAGCCTTGAACTAGGCATCAGTATCTACCACAGATACACCGCCCACCAGACTCACCTGCCCTCGAAGACATTCtacctttgtttctttgttcaacccCCTCTCCTTACCTGGCATTGCCTTCCTCCATCAAATTAGGACATAACATCCTACAGTTCCAACATCTTCTGTGACTTCTCCCTGGTACTAAACCCCAgggtaatatcttttttttttttttaattaatttttttactttttaagaagctttagattatataaattacataaaaaacataagggattcccatatgccccactccctcccccaatatctttttaattgatttcctttaatCATTAGTGTCTGTACAGCTTAAATGTGTTTATACTCTAacatttatatttctgtttttggCAATTGTCTTGTTCCCCTACTAAATTGTAAACTACTTGAAAGCAAAGATATGGagttaagtctttttaaaaagtattctccCAGCAAAGTGGGTATAGGTCAGTGATTGAGCGTCTGCCTTGCAAGTACAAGGTTCAGTCCcctgtacctccaaaaaaaaagtattctccCATTGTTTTAGTAGGTTCTCAGTGCATATTTGTAAAGTATAGGAATGGACAGTGGtagatattaaagaaaaataatggttGTTTGGTCCTCAGTGTCCAGTTTACATATAGTCTGATTGAAAATGTCCTtggaaaaaattttcatttatgtaacttgcttttttttctttttttttcatttgaatgcCCTTTGTGGATCTGGTATAATAATAATGTCACAATTTGAGATCTACTAATCTAGACAAGAAACACTTCTTCCAAAATATGCGCAGATGTGAACTGACAGGGCGAAGGTATACTGATTCAAAGAGTACTGTCCAGTatgactttctgcaatgatggaaataaatGTTCCATATCTGTACTTCCGATATGGTAACCACTAACAGCGCGTGGCttctgaacacttgaaatgtggctactgCCAATGAGGGACAGAAATTTtcatataattataattaattaaaatttcaatagCTACATGTAGCTAGTGGTGGCCTTATTGGACAGTACAGGATTAAAACAGCTACCATCACAGCCCCAAGTTTATGGCTTTGATTACAGCTGGGTCCAATTAATGTTGATTAGCTGGCTTAGTCAGACAAACATACAAACTTTGCCATGGATGAAGAGGAGAAACACATAGTTACACTGATTACTTTGTTTCTTTAGGCTGGATCTCCAGAATTGTTCCCTGAAGGACCCTGGTCCAAACTTTGCTCAGGCACATACTGCTATAATCATGTAAGTGGTTAGGTGCCCTCCTTCCCAAAAGGGGAATAGAGCGAAGAGTTGGTGGGAAAGTGTCTGGACAGGGACTCCTAAAAAGAAGGATAAATGTTGATATCTAAACTCTGATAGCCCAGGGTAAGGACTGGCTTTCCAGTTCAGGAAGATATGTGAATGGAAGCATCATGCTTCCCAGGGCAGAGTACTAACAGTGTGTGCTTTGCAGAGACCTGCAAGCAAACCCCATCAAGGAAGACTTGACCAACACCTTCCGTGGTTTTAACCAGCTCCAGACTCTGTGAGTGAGAGTCAGGGGTGGGGGGCCAGTAATCAGTGTGGGACAGTGCTGTGAGCTCAGCAATTTTGAACTGAATATTTTGACAGCCTGTGTTGTCTGCAGGGTACTGCCACAAGATGTCAGCTGTCCTGGAGGTATTGACGCTTGGAATAGTATCACCCATTACATAGACAACAAAGTCTGCCAAGGGCAAAGGGACCTGTGCAATAGCACTGAGGACTCAGGTATGCTCTCTTCCTCCGTTGTGGGAACTGTCTCTTCTCCCTTGGATTCTTCACTTTAGACCAGAAAGACCAGAAAGTTGCTTAGGTGCCTTTTGTTCAGGCTTCTGAGGCTCTAATCCCTTGGAAAGAAAATGTCTCAGATAGTATGACTATTATTGGTATGCTCTGATTCCTGTaatctcctttcctctccctttgACCTAGAAAGGATTGAGATTTTTAAAGCAGATATTTGGCACACATACCTGATGGGATCCAGTgatgttctctctttctctctggctCCTAGAATTGTGTCCTGAGAATGGAGCTTGTGTACCTGATGGTCCAGGATTCATGCAGTGTCTCTGTTCTGACAGCTTCCACGGCTACAAGTGTATGCGGCAGGTGAGGAATTGGGCCTTCCTAATACAATTAGGAATCAGAGAAATGCGTAGCGTGGGAATCTGTCTGAAGGAAGAGCCAAGAGACCAGGAGCTGATGCAAATCACCTAGAGCCATGAGAGAATTAAAGCCATGAGGGGCGGGCATGCTAGGAAAGAACCAGCAGGTGCTGGACACAGCCCTGAGTCCTCTGGTTTGGAATCTGTTTTTCCGCAGGGCTCATTTCCACTACTTGTGTTCTTCGGGATTTTGGGCTCCACCACGCTATCCATCTCTATCCTGCTGTGGGGGACCCAGCGGAGAAAAGCCAAGGCTTCCTGAGCCACGGAG
The sequence above is drawn from the Dasypus novemcinctus isolate mDasNov1 chromosome 25, mDasNov1.1.hap2, whole genome shotgun sequence genome and encodes:
- the ATRAID gene encoding all-trans retinoic acid-induced differentiation factor, with protein sequence MAPRGPRGLARRPPWAAALLLALGAARALALPEICIQCPGSVQNSSEVALYCKKTPVLMLRARCCLNQKGAILGLDLQNCSLKDPGPNFAQAHTAIIIDLQANPIKEDLTNTFRGFNQLQTLVLPQDVSCPGGIDAWNSITHYIDNKVCQGQRDLCNSTEDSELCPENGACVPDGPGFMQCLCSDSFHGYKCMRQGSFPLLVFFGILGSTTLSISILLWGTQRRKAKAS